The Rhododendron vialii isolate Sample 1 chromosome 1a, ASM3025357v1 region AGTGAAATGGTGTCTCCGGCGAGATTTTCCGGTGCCGTCTTAGGGTTTCGTTGAGGTTCCCGGCAAGGATTATGATTCCGGCGAGATAGGTGCGAGATGAGTGGTCAGGATCTGAGCTCaggtgctctgataccaaatgatgcaatcaaaatGTCAGAgggaatcaaagattcaaagaaatgAGCAAAATTCCATTCAAGGGGATAAACCccaaagggtagagagagaaactatgtctcaatcaatatattcaatattcttaataatcaaaagctacccAAATGAAAGGCCAACACTCTTATTTATAGTCTCAAGACCCTAATAACACTGAGGACACTAAAATGTCATAAGTGCGCTCAAAGCTACTGCATCACATATGCTGATAATGTGCCTGAAAGGTGGCATATGCTTATAATGTTCGGCATGATGGACGAACGCAAACCCTTTTGCTGAGGAAGTGTACTGCACTTATTCTTCGGTGTGGTTAAATACATTGTATGTTTGACAGGTATTAGATGAAGCAGATAGGTTGCTGAATGAGGATTTTGAGAAAGCAATTGATAAGATTTTGGAAGCTATTCCTCGCGAGCGGAAGACATATTTATTCTCTGCTACTATGACAAAAAAGGTAAatatttaagtatttttttccaTGTTCTCAAAAGGGAGTATTTTGTTTTACGAGTTCATTGAACAATATTGCCATGTAATTCGAAGAATTTGTGATAGATCTATTGCCTGTCATTTTTCTAActgattttgcttttatttatCTTCATGGTTGAATAAAAATGTTGGGAGTTGCTAACTGCTGTTAGTATCTTATGTCTAGTTCTTTTGTCATCCGATTGGTAGCTCTGACTCTTCATCCAATGCATTCACAACTTGTCACGGTTTTTTTCGAGCTATCAACCCTTTGTAACTTTTGTGTGAAACTCAGAGTTTGGATATGTGATTTCCAGAATAACGGAGAGTTACCTTAAGGGTATTTGATGCTTAGTTAGCTGGACATAATCTGCCAGTAGACTTTAGCCCCATTTGCTAGCACTTATAAGCCAACTTATTTAgcttatttgcttaaaaaaatgtaaatgagTGGTGGTTGGTATCCATTATGAGTAATCCTTTATTTAGCTTTTCCAGCttatttgaccaaaaaaaagtgagattatTTTAAGCTCCACTTTGTAGCTTTTTTCAGCTCATTTGAAGTtgtaaaaatacattttccagAAAAGAACTTAATTCAAGAGTGTTTCTATAGAATGATTACGGTTAATCTATACATTTACTTGATAATAAGCTATCTACAACTTTATTTAACAAATGGTATGAACTTTTATTTTAGCTTATAAAAAGCTACACCAAACACATCTCCAACTTATTTTAAGGTTGTTAAGTGAATGATCAAAATAATCGTAATCTGAGAATCTAATTCATAAAGTGATGACAAACGGGGCCTTTATGAATTCCTTGAAATGCATGATACCATTTCTCAAGGTTATGTTTCTCATTCCCACCTCCTATCTCTGCTATAGGTTAGCCGACCTTCAAGAAATAATTGATTCATGATCTTAAAATATGTACCTGAATTAAACTTAGTTATTGTTATGCAGCTCATTGTAAATTAAATGGTGGTTGCTTTCAtaatgtgaaaattttaaacttaGTTATTGTTACGCAGCTCTTGTCAATTGTTGACGAGGAGCCCGTTTTCAAACATTTTTAGGCTTAAGGAGATATTGAACACTCAACACTCAAACCTAAGAGTTTGATGTTGGATAATAGGTTCCCTATGGCCTTGCCTCTTCTGAGAAGGAATTTCATGCAATCCTCAACGTGTTAAGATGCTTAATTGGATTTAACTTgcatgaaaggaaaataatatgAAGTTCAAGAAAGCCTTATGCTTTGAATGTGGGGAGTCCAAAAGCAGGGTTTCAAAGATTGGGTGACTTGTACTCCTGCATTCTATGATGTGTGTTCACATACTCTACCCTAAGTTGGCAGTGATTCAAAGACCCAAAAAGGAAAGGAGAAAGCCTTCCTTTGGCTGTGAAGTCTCTGCTTCTGCCAGTGCATTTGTATGTATGTGATGGGATTTTCTACTGATTCTCAGTCACTTGATTGTGTTTGGAAAGAATCAAGCTACAGCAATTTTCCATTAAATCGTCTGTTGTTACTTTTTTTCCTCATTTGGTCCAACTTCTAGTATGATGGATGATGGAAGCAGGAAAGGGCACTTAGTGGTGTTATTTTATAGGAACCATGTTTAATATATTTGGTGATTCGAAACTATGTTTTAAAACCTACAAGTTAGGAGAAAGAGTCGTTAAAGGGCTGAAATGACCAAGTTCCTCCTTGTTTGATGCAGGTGCGGAAGCTCCAGAGGGCTTGTCTGAGGAATCCCGTCAAGGTATTCTAAATTACTATCTATCACTGCATCGTATATTGTTCTTAATTTTATTCATTAGTTTCATGACTAACGTCAAGTTGTAATTACTTCCAGATTGAGGCCTCATCTAAATATTCCACTGTTGATACCCTAAAGCAACAATATCTTTTGGTGCCTTCAATGCACAAGGTTTCCTTCTATACCATTTTGTGTTGTATGCCGTTTTTcatctttttgaaaattttgaaaatgaatgcCAACTAGGGTATTGCTTTGTCGACAGCATTTATTTTGGATTTAAGGAAGAGCGATAATCTGCAAAATTGAGGGGAAAAGGGGGAAAACCGTGAATCCTTTAGGTTTATTCTACTACAGAAGTATGGTTGTTTGGGTTATGCATGAAACTGTTGCTCAAGGAGCAGCTATCAGTGTCTTAGTGGAAAATTTGATCCAGCCGAAGTGGGAATGAAAAGGCTAAAATATATCTTTTTTCAGTGGTTAAAGCTTGTGTTTATACTCCTGAGGTCATTACGAAATAGCAGATGaatggttttcttttctctctcctcatcacCCCACCTCCCCACACCCACCCCGAAAATATAAACTTTAAAAACAGGAGGGATTGTTTCCAACCTTTCAAACTAATTTACTTCACCTTGGTATAGTGATTGGGAAACCATGTAGTCACCTTTTGTCCTGAAAGGAACATGTGACCAACAATTTATGTAGCTGAAGCAAGGTTTGCCTCCGTGATCCCCTCTCATTACTGCATTTCTGTAGGCCTGAATTGATTtgatgcaaaccaaatcaagggTAAGATTCATGAAAGAGACAAATCCCAAAATGGGATACAAGGAGAAAAAACTCTCTATATTCTTTTATCAATACATCAAAAAAGCTACCTAATGAGCACCCTAGACTCCTATTTATAGACCCTCTACTACAAAGGACTAAGAAAGACATACATACCCTTAAACCTACTGCATCAGACTCACCctcttaaaaaaaacaacttgtcctcaagttggACACAAGACTCAAGACaactaaataaagaaaacatagaaCTATTTATTATGCAGCTCTAGAGTAGGCATGTGACTGCATTTCCTTAATTTACGTCACCCTCATGCAATAACCCATCTTCAATACGAGCTTTCGTTTGTGTACATCCACTGTCCTTGCTTATGTGCCAAGAAATCACCCATTTGTCATGTCTCTTGTTAATCAAAATATCTTCAGAGTAGCTCATCATAAACACCCCCAAGTCGTGCCAAACCCTATCCACCTTAGCACGTTGAAAAGTCACCGCACAATGTTCAAAACTTGCTTGCTTGAAGACAAAACCCAAAGGGTCAACAAGCTGTCCTAAATCATCTTTTCCCTATTTCGGTAATACCGAATGGAGTGTACTAGGAAAAAGAACCAATTTGATCACCCCTTGCACCATGTGCAACTCGGAAGGCAAATAATGGAAGCAATCAGGAAGTTTTGGCTCTCCAAAATCTCCAACCATTGGTGGATGATCTAAAACGACTTCATCCATCTTCGGTGACACAACTAAAGCATAAGGAACTTCTTCTATCACTTCCTTGCTTTCTTGCCAAGTCATAAGGAAGCTTTCCTTGATCATATTAACAAGCGTTCCCTCTTCATTGTCAACACAATACTCTTCTTCAAACCCATCATAGATGGGCACATCTTCCGGTTCACCACTCTTAAAGACGAGATCATCTTCAAAATTACTTCTAATCTGGTAGGCATTATCAAACTTAAGATCTTCTCCAATCTCCAATATGGAGTCACCTTCAAGATCATTTCCAAGTTCCTCATTTGGGAACTCATCAAAGACGGGGAGGACTTTGAAactgttagatgatggatctatttgtatctagtgtaattatatgtcttatcatgtaattagtttaagtatctaggaccgtagtgcaattattatacagcttgtatatatattttttacgttgaatgaaattaactctaatgggttttctccctattatgattaccctaaaactgaacatggtatcagagcgataGAACCTGGCGACCTACGACGTTCTTCTCGTCGCTGCGTGAACAGTACTTTCGGGTGAACAGTGATCGTGAACAGTGGCGTGAACAGTGCGTGAACAGTTATCGCGTGAACAGTGATCGTGAACAGTGGTCGCGTGAACAGTGATCGTGAACAGTGATCTCGTGAACAGTGCTTTGTGAACAGTTCTTCGATCAGTCGGGGTTTGCCGTCACCGTCGATCAGATTTGTTCTCGCCgatcaaatctattttttttctttttcaacactgTTTCAGTCAGATCCGAAGGTgttcagttgattttttttgaggttctagggtttttggaacctttatttattatttttggagttctaaagttgctgggaacattgtttattgtttatttggcattattgttctgctttcaagatgtcagaagagaaaaaacaggcttccgctagtggcaaggatgagttgagtcgtgtagggactctggataactctccactagatatttgtcccatcaaactggatggcacaaattatttactttggtctcgtacttttacattagccattgaagctaaagggatgtctgagttcattgaaggccctgttactgagcctactactgatgttgaactcaagacgtttaagtctcgtcgatctttagccatgacttggttgtttaattctatgaaggctgatattcgtagtcctttcttgcttcttaacactccatatcagatttggactattgccacacagacttattctcagcagggcaatgatgctcagtgttttgagttgcgaaagcgacttcgtactatggatcaacacaatcgatctgTTGCTGTTTACTTTGCTGATCTTAGTGGGGCctggcaagaatttgattattatcaggggtttcaAGCAGTCTGTTCCGTTGATGCTGgtgcttggttaaaaagaatagagaaagagcgtgtgtatgactttcttgctggtcttgatgtggagtatgatccaattagagtgcaggtgttgggtcgtgttccgtttccatctttgggcgaggcctatgccattgttcaacaggaggagagcagaaggggtgctatgttacaAGCTCCT contains the following coding sequences:
- the LOC131304824 gene encoding uncharacterized protein LOC131304824 isoform X1, with amino-acid sequence MSEEKKQASASGKDELSRVGTLDNSPLDICPIKLDGTNYLLWSRTFTLAIEAKGMSEFIEGPVTEPTTDVELKTFKSRRSLAMTWLFNSMKADIRSPFLLLNTPYQIWTIATQTYSQQGNDAQCFELRKRLRTMDQHNRSVAVYFADLSGAWQEFDYYQGFQAVCSVDAGAWLKRIEKERVYDFLAGLDVEYDPIRVQVLGRVPFPSLGEAYAIVQQEESRRGAMLQAPTFDRSALVAIPQGQFGSGSGKSQSGTTSGIIDRMSLQCDYCHNTGHTKDFCWKLHGRPSRGRGSGRGGRGRGPGRSQAQAHVSEFATLSDSGFSTGVQSPSDSVGGFSQREMQALRRLMAQADSSSTIAPTSTAAPTASYFAHSGIPASAFTASSGIPWIIDSGASDHMTGTGNGEGDWQW
- the LOC131304824 gene encoding uncharacterized protein LOC131304824 isoform X2 is translated as MSEEKKQASASGKDELSRVGTLDNSPLDICPIKLDGTNYLLWSRTFTLAIEAKGMSEFIEGPVTEPTTDVELKTFKSRRSLAMTWLFNSMKADIRSPFLLLNTPYQIWTIATQTYSQQGNDAQCFELRKRLRTMDQHNRSVAVYFADLSGAWQEFDYYQGFQAVCSVDAGAWLKRIEKERVYDFLAGLDVEYDPIRVQVLGRVPFPSLGEAYAIVQQEESRRGAMLQAPTFDRSALVAIPQGQFGSGSGKSQSGTTSGIIDRMSLQCDYCHNTGHTKDFCWKLHGRPSRGRGSGRGGRGRGPGRSQAQAHVSEFATLSDSGFSTGVQSPSDSVGGFSQREMQALRRLMAQADSSSTIAPTSTAAPTASYFAHSGTGNGEGDWQW